Proteins encoded in a region of the Acidimicrobiales bacterium genome:
- a CDS encoding type II toxin-antitoxin system PemK/MazF family toxin: MVARGQIHWADLGEPWGRRPFCVVTRDPALPVLDAITVAPLTRTIRGIASEVIVGDAEGLPARSAVSCDNLMTVRKALLDPEPAGRVAGMGVVELDHALRYALGIRF; the protein is encoded by the coding sequence GTGGTAGCTCGGGGTCAGATCCACTGGGCCGACCTCGGCGAGCCCTGGGGGCGCCGCCCGTTCTGCGTCGTGACGAGGGATCCCGCGCTCCCGGTGCTCGACGCCATCACGGTGGCACCGCTCACGCGCACGATCCGCGGCATCGCCTCCGAGGTCATCGTCGGGGACGCGGAAGGCCTCCCCGCCCGTTCCGCGGTGTCGTGCGACAACCTGATGACGGTTCGCAAAGCCCTCCTCGACCCCGAACCGGCGGGTCGGGTCGCAGGGATGGGCGTGGTCGAGCTCGACCACGCCCTCCGCTACGCGTTGGGGATCCGCTTCTAG
- a CDS encoding ribbon-helix-helix protein, CopG family, producing MARREVLVQLDDELVEGLDAVAQRRGTNRSALLRACARAFLDGVDEAEADARLQDAYRRQPQDEWVVEVGLAMARQATPRW from the coding sequence ATGGCCCGACGAGAGGTGCTGGTGCAGTTGGACGACGAGCTGGTCGAGGGGCTGGACGCGGTGGCGCAACGACGAGGGACGAACCGATCCGCGTTGTTGCGAGCGTGCGCACGAGCGTTCCTCGACGGCGTCGATGAGGCCGAGGCCGACGCCCGTCTGCAGGACGCCTATCGCCGTCAGCCCCAGGACGAGTGGGTGGTCGAGGTCGGGCTCGCCATGGCTCGCCAGGCGACTCCGCGGTGGTAG